The sequence below is a genomic window from Archangium lipolyticum.
AGGAACTTCAGGGGACGCGCGCTCACCCGGAGTGCGGCGTCCTCGCTGGCGCGCACGCCGGTGTCATCGTCCTTGGCGCCCTGGAAGACGCCGCCGGACACCTTGAGCTTCCACACGTTCTTCAGGCTCACCTCGCCCATGAGCCCCAGCCGCCGGCCCCCCAGGTCGTGCTCGTCCTCCAGGTAGTCCGCCACCAGCCCGCGCCGCATCAACGGGAGCTGCCAGGCCGACTCGAGCTCTCGCGCGAGGAAGGGGGCCTTGAACTGGCCGCCATAGAGGCGCAGCCGCTTCTTCCCGTCGGAGACGCGCAGGTAGGCGTCCTTGAGCATCGTCTTGGATGACAGGTCCGCGGTCACCTCCGCGTCCACATGGGACAGCGACGCGGCCAGTCCCACGCGCGCCGAGGGAATGGACAGCGAGCGCTCGAACGCATTGCGCTCGTCCGCGCTCACCCGGGCGAAGACGCGCCCGAAGGGGCGGACCCGCAGGCCCTTCTTCTCCTCGCCCGCCGCCTTCTCCGCGTCGCTGGGCAGCGGCTCCTCTCCCACGCTGGTGGCCTCGGGCTTCGCCGCGTCCGCCGCCGGCTTCTGCTCCGCGGCCCAGACGGGCATCCCCAAAAGGAGGACGGAGGCGAGGACTGCCCGCCTTCCCTTTCCGACCCCAAACCCCTCGCCCATGAACGCCTCCTCGCCGCCGGCCCGCGCGAGGGGATTGCAACCCGGGTGCCTGGGAGAAACGCGTTCGCGGGCCGACAGTCGTGTCGTCTCCGCGTCCGAAAGCCACCGACACCAGGGCGTTACTGCGCCGTGACAGGGAAGCGGATTTCCACTGCTGGGCGGAGGACGGCCTGTCGAAGTTACGGGAGCGAGGGTGGCTTCTCTTCAGCCGTGGCCGCGGGCTCGGCCGGAGCTTCGCTCCCGGAGGCGGGAGCGGTGCTCGCGATCGGCGCTTCGATGGCGGCCGGTGCATCGGCTCCCGGGGTGGGGGGAGTTGCCGCTATCGGATTCTCGGCGGCGGGGGCGGGGGCAGCCGTCGCGGGCGGCACTTGCTCCTCGGCCGAGCCGGCGGGCGTCCGCTCCTGGGGCCGCTCTCCGCTTAGAATGTTGTGTACCGTATACCCGAGCAGCACCAGCAGGCCCAGGCCGAGCACTCCCCAGCCGAGCATCCGCGGAATCGGCGAGCCGCCCACCTCGAAGCGGGCGTGGATCACCTTGTGCCGGGTCGTCCGGAAGCCGACATCCAGCAGGTAGGGGCCGGAGCTCTCGGGGGTGAAGGTGGCCTGCCAGTCGCGCTCGCCCCGTTTCACGGTGACGGTCTGCCCGTGTGTGGCCCCCACCTCACGCAGGGTGAGGACGAGGGGGCCGTCGAAGGAGTCGCCCTCGAAGCTGCCCACGTGGAGGGAGACCTGGAGGGGCTGGCCCTCCCGGGGGGACGCGGGGCGGATGCCGCCCTGGAGGCGCTCCTCGGTGTCGGACCAGGTGAGCTCCAGCACCTCGTTGGCCGGGCTGACCTCGATCTGATCGGTCGGGTCCCTCGGAATGGCCGGGTCGGCGACGGCGGCGGTCGCCAGCAGCAGGCCGGCCATCAGAGGGAGCCAGCGAATTCGCACCTGTCGCCTTTGCCTCACCCCGGCCCCTCGCCTAAGATGCCTCCCTCTGACGTCTTCCACTTCGCGCTTGCTCCCCCCGGCGAGCAACCCGGGATGAACCCTCAATCTTTCGGGAAATATCAGCTCATCAAGAAGCTCGCCACCGGCGGCATGGCCGAGGTGTGGCTCGCGCGCCAGACGGGCATCGAGGGTTTCGCCAAGAACGTGGTGGTGAAACGCATCCTCCCGCACCTCGCCGAGGACGCGGAGTTCGTGGAGATGTTCCGCAACGAGGCGCTCATCGCCGCGCGGTTCAACCACCCGAACATCGCCCAGGTGTACGAGTTCGGCGAGGCCAACGGCTCCTATTACATCGCCATGGAGTTCATCCACGGCGAGGATCTGGGCCGGGTGATGCGCAAGGCCTACAACGCCGGGCAGTGGATCGCCCGGCCCCTGGCCATCCGCATCGTGGCCGCGGCGTGCGAGGGCCTCTACTACGCCCACTCGCGCACGGATGACTCGGG
It includes:
- a CDS encoding OprO/OprP family phosphate-selective porin, whose translation is MGEGFGVGKGRRAVLASVLLLGMPVWAAEQKPAADAAKPEATSVGEEPLPSDAEKAAGEEKKGLRVRPFGRVFARVSADERNAFERSLSIPSARVGLAASLSHVDAEVTADLSSKTMLKDAYLRVSDGKKRLRLYGGQFKAPFLARELESAWQLPLMRRGLVADYLEDEHDLGGRRLGLMGEVSLKNVWKLKVSGGVFQGAKDDDTGVRASEDAALRVSARPLKFLSVGASTYLTQVFQGTRHHAVAADTTLHLGGLEVSGEYVNGRLAVGTFSAQLGLASYTLPVGLEGWALQPVVGAESLQLQGPLKARGYGLVGGLNVLYSEHFKAQFQAERALRPGDEAPGFEYSLQLATRF